A genomic stretch from Bradyrhizobium quebecense includes:
- a CDS encoding ABC transporter permease: protein MLAFTLRRVLQAIGVMLAVGVIAFAMFRFAGDPVSQIVSIDTSAAQRAEIRRSLGLDDPVLVQFGRYFINALQFKFGVSYQFRLPVSSLLAERLPATLELAICATVFAMIAGILMGVYSALRRDTVLAKLFQAVSLIGISLPTFLIGILLIYLFAVTLGWLPSFGRGEVVKLGWWTTGLLTVSGLKALIMPAITLGLFQMTLIMRLVRAEMLEVLRTDYIRFARARGLTTRAIHFGHALKNTLVPVITVAGLQFGSVIAFSIITETVFQWPGMGLLFVQAVQNVDIPIMAAYLLMVSLIFVTINLVVDILYTVVDPRLRSTIGRAA from the coding sequence ATGCTCGCTTTCACTCTTCGCCGCGTGCTGCAGGCGATCGGCGTGATGCTCGCCGTAGGCGTCATTGCGTTCGCGATGTTCCGCTTCGCCGGCGATCCGGTGAGCCAGATCGTCTCGATCGACACCTCGGCCGCGCAGCGCGCTGAAATCCGGCGCTCGCTCGGCCTGGACGATCCCGTGCTGGTGCAGTTCGGCCGCTACTTCATCAATGCGCTGCAGTTCAAGTTCGGCGTGTCCTACCAGTTCCGCCTGCCGGTCTCATCGCTGCTGGCGGAACGGCTGCCGGCGACGCTGGAGCTTGCGATCTGCGCCACGGTGTTCGCCATGATCGCCGGCATCCTGATGGGGGTCTATTCGGCGCTGCGCCGCGACACCGTGCTCGCCAAATTATTCCAGGCGGTGTCGCTGATCGGCATTTCGCTGCCGACCTTCCTGATCGGCATCCTCCTGATCTATCTGTTCGCGGTGACCTTGGGCTGGCTGCCCTCCTTCGGCCGCGGAGAGGTGGTGAAGCTCGGCTGGTGGACCACCGGATTGCTCACCGTCTCCGGCCTGAAGGCGCTGATCATGCCGGCGATCACGCTCGGATTGTTCCAGATGACCCTGATCATGCGGCTGGTGCGCGCCGAAATGCTGGAAGTGCTGCGGACCGACTATATCCGCTTCGCCCGCGCCCGCGGATTGACCACGCGCGCGATCCATTTCGGCCATGCGCTGAAGAACACCCTGGTTCCGGTGATCACGGTCGCCGGCCTGCAGTTTGGCTCGGTTATTGCTTTCTCGATCATCACCGAAACCGTGTTCCAATGGCCGGGCATGGGACTTCTGTTCGTGCAGGCCGTGCAAAACGTCGATATCCCGATCATGGCCGCGTATCTGTTGATGGTCTCGCTGATCTTCGTCACCATCAATCTCGTGGTCGACATCCTCTACACCGTGGTCGATCCGCGCTTGCGCTCGACCATCGGCCGCGCGGCGTGA
- a CDS encoding ABC transporter ATP-binding protein — MSGTLIEVKNLRRVFDVSKPWLNRVIEGGHLEFLKAVDGVSFDIKRGETFALVGESGSGKTTVARMVVGLLPPSSGEVVIDGVSMTDPRQAQARRRLRRRIQMVFQDPYASLNPRYRVAAIVAEPIRAFDLIAGERDIKARVGELLTLVGLHPDDGQKFPHEFSGGQRQRIAIARALASEAEFIVCDEPTSALDVSVQAQILNLMRDLQDKFGLTYLFISHNLAVVRHMASRIGVMYLGRIVEIAEGRKLFENPRMPYTKMLLGAVPDLAMSGRQRIPVKGEIPNPIDPPRGCAFNPRCPLAFDLCREKAPELIDGVACHAVNSPAAAVPA; from the coding sequence ATGAGCGGGACGCTGATCGAGGTCAAGAACCTGCGCCGCGTCTTCGACGTCTCGAAACCGTGGCTCAACCGCGTGATCGAAGGCGGCCATCTCGAATTCCTGAAGGCCGTCGACGGCGTCAGCTTCGACATCAAGCGCGGCGAGACGTTTGCGCTGGTCGGCGAATCCGGCTCCGGCAAGACCACGGTGGCACGCATGGTGGTCGGCCTGTTGCCGCCGAGCTCGGGTGAAGTCGTCATCGACGGCGTCTCGATGACCGATCCGCGGCAGGCGCAGGCGCGCCGCCGCTTGCGCCGGCGCATCCAGATGGTCTTTCAGGACCCCTATGCCAGCCTCAACCCACGCTACCGGGTCGCCGCCATCGTGGCCGAACCGATCCGCGCCTTCGACCTGATCGCGGGCGAACGCGACATCAAGGCCCGGGTCGGTGAGTTGCTCACGCTGGTCGGCCTGCACCCCGACGACGGCCAAAAATTCCCGCATGAATTTTCCGGCGGCCAGCGCCAGCGCATCGCGATCGCCCGCGCACTGGCGTCGGAAGCCGAGTTCATCGTCTGCGACGAGCCGACGTCGGCGCTCGACGTCTCGGTGCAGGCGCAGATCCTCAATCTGATGCGCGACCTGCAGGACAAGTTCGGCCTGACCTACCTCTTCATCAGCCACAATCTCGCGGTTGTCCGCCACATGGCGAGCCGGATCGGCGTGATGTATCTCGGCCGCATCGTCGAGATCGCCGAGGGCCGAAAATTGTTCGAGAACCCGCGGATGCCCTATACCAAGATGCTGCTCGGCGCGGTTCCGGACCTTGCGATGTCCGGCCGCCAGCGCATCCCGGTCAAGGGCGAGATCCCCAACCCGATCGATCCGCCGCGGGGCTGCGCGTTCAATCCGCGCTGTCCCCTCGCCTTCGATCTCTGCCGCGAGAAGGCGCCGGAACTGATCGACGGCGTCGCCTGCCACGCCGTCAACAGCCCTGCCGCCGCCGTTCCGGCATGA
- a CDS encoding ABC transporter permease, whose protein sequence is MSDAVVPHRSEDHPQAPPGWFGRALDSDILYSFRRSRLTMVAAVITLLFFLLAIFASWLAVQNPFDPAQLQLINSRIAPLWTADGQSPFLLGTDEQGRDVLSAILYGLRISLAVGVAGVVFAGALGIALGLVAGYFGGVVDSVIMRIADVQLTFPAILIALLVNGVAKSLLGNRLDEMSTFGVLIIAIGLSFWVQYARTVRGSVMVEKNKDYVAAAQLIGLPASKIMLRHVLPNTMGPILVIATINLALAIITEATLSFLGAGMPDTMPSLGTLIRIGNNYLFAGEWWIVAFPGIALAGLILSINLLGDWLRDALNPRLR, encoded by the coding sequence ATGTCCGACGCCGTCGTCCCCCATCGCTCCGAAGACCACCCGCAGGCGCCTCCCGGCTGGTTCGGGCGCGCGCTCGACAGCGACATCCTCTATTCGTTCCGCCGTTCCAGGCTGACGATGGTCGCCGCCGTGATCACGCTGTTGTTCTTCCTGCTGGCGATCTTTGCGTCATGGCTTGCGGTGCAGAACCCGTTCGATCCGGCGCAGCTGCAGCTGATCAACTCGCGGATCGCGCCGTTGTGGACCGCCGACGGCCAGAGTCCGTTCCTGCTCGGCACCGACGAGCAGGGCCGCGACGTGCTCTCGGCGATCCTCTACGGCCTTCGCATCTCGCTTGCGGTCGGCGTTGCCGGCGTGGTCTTCGCCGGCGCGCTCGGGATCGCCCTCGGGCTGGTCGCCGGTTATTTCGGCGGCGTGGTCGACAGCGTGATCATGCGGATCGCCGACGTCCAGCTCACCTTCCCGGCGATCCTGATCGCGCTCCTGGTCAACGGCGTCGCCAAATCGCTGCTCGGCAACCGGCTCGACGAAATGAGCACGTTCGGCGTGCTGATCATCGCGATCGGCCTCAGTTTCTGGGTGCAATATGCCCGCACCGTGCGCGGCTCGGTCATGGTCGAGAAGAACAAGGACTACGTGGCGGCGGCGCAGCTGATCGGCCTGCCGGCGTCGAAGATCATGCTGCGGCACGTGCTGCCGAACACGATGGGCCCGATCCTGGTCATCGCCACCATCAACCTCGCGCTCGCGATCATCACCGAGGCGACGCTGTCTTTCCTCGGCGCCGGCATGCCCGACACCATGCCCTCGCTCGGCACCCTGATCCGGATCGGCAACAACTACCTGTTTGCCGGCGAATGGTGGATCGTCGCCTTTCCAGGTATCGCACTGGCGGGCCTGATCCTCTCCATCAATCTGCTCGGCGACTGGCTGCGCGACGCGTTGAACCCAAGGCTCCGATGA
- a CDS encoding ABC transporter ATP-binding protein has product MTQPVLSVRNLEVEFVTRRATLRAINGVSFDIAKGEVLGVVGESGAGKSVTGLAVIGLIDPPGRISGGQIELSGTRIDHLPPEEIRRIRGKRIGMIFQDPLTSLNPLYRIGDQIIETIRTHTNLNESAARRRAIDLLAEVGIPAPEKRIDGYPHEFSGGMRQRVVIALAICAEPELIIADEPTTALDVSVQAQIITLIKRLGRDHGTAVMLVTHDMGVIAETCDRVAVMYSGRIAEIGPVQEVVRNPLHPYARGLMGAIPTLAGEDKRLVQIPGSMPRLSAIPAGCPFNPRCAFVFDRCRVERPEPIRQGTQSVACHLFEPAKETAA; this is encoded by the coding sequence ATGACCCAGCCTGTTCTCTCCGTGCGCAATCTCGAGGTGGAATTCGTCACCCGGCGCGCGACGCTGCGCGCCATCAACGGTGTGTCGTTCGACATCGCCAAGGGCGAGGTGCTCGGTGTGGTCGGCGAGTCCGGCGCCGGCAAGTCGGTCACCGGGCTTGCGGTGATCGGGCTGATCGATCCGCCCGGCCGCATCTCCGGCGGCCAGATCGAGCTGTCGGGCACGCGGATCGACCATCTTCCGCCGGAAGAAATCCGGCGCATCAGGGGCAAGCGGATCGGCATGATCTTCCAGGACCCGCTGACCAGCCTCAATCCGCTCTACCGGATCGGCGACCAGATCATCGAGACGATTCGCACCCACACCAATCTGAACGAAAGCGCCGCGCGCCGGCGCGCCATTGATCTGCTCGCCGAGGTCGGCATCCCCGCGCCGGAGAAGCGCATCGACGGCTACCCGCACGAATTCTCCGGCGGCATGCGCCAGCGCGTTGTCATCGCGCTTGCGATCTGCGCCGAGCCCGAGCTGATCATCGCCGACGAGCCGACCACCGCACTCGATGTCTCGGTGCAGGCGCAGATCATCACGTTGATCAAGCGGCTCGGCCGCGACCACGGCACCGCCGTGATGCTGGTGACCCACGACATGGGCGTGATCGCCGAGACCTGCGACCGCGTCGCGGTGATGTATTCCGGCCGCATCGCCGAGATCGGCCCGGTGCAGGAGGTGGTGCGCAATCCGCTGCATCCTTACGCCAGGGGCTTGATGGGCGCGATCCCGACGCTCGCAGGCGAGGACAAGCGCCTGGTGCAGATCCCGGGCTCGATGCCGCGGCTGTCGGCGATTCCGGCCGGCTGCCCGTTCAATCCGCGCTGTGCGTTTGTCTTCGATCGCTGCCGCGTCGAACGCCCCGAGCCGATCCGGCAGGGCACCCAATCCGTCGCCTGCCATCTGTTCGAGCCGGCGAAGGAGACGGCGGCATGA
- a CDS encoding ABC transporter substrate-binding protein codes for MSVRWSLFAATAVALVALALPASAQTLKYANQGELKSLDPYTLKETTTIAHHAHVYEGLTARDKDLKIIPALAESWETLSPTKWRFHLRKGVKFHNGDPFTADDVLFSADRVRAKGSNFLSNVPADAKFTKVDDYTVDVTLDSPNPILTSQWDSWYIMDKKWCEENNAVAPTPASATTPSYAALHENGTGPFTIESHQPGVKTVFKAFPGYWRKPEHNLQEIIFTPIGSDATRVAALLSGEVDVIEPVPLQDIQRVNSSGVATVMTAPEIRTIFIGMDMARDELLYSNVKGKNPFKDIKVREAFYKTIDVDLIKTRVMRGMSTPSTLMIAPELYPLSKEFTRPKLDPDGAKKLLAEAGYPNGFEVTMDCPNDRYVNDAAICQAVVGMLARIGVKVNLLAQPKAQYFAKVLKPGGYQTSLFMLGWTPATSDSHNVLHDILGCRDDPKDSTRGEANLGGYCNKEVDALADKVLVETDTAKRDQLIKQAYEIVIKDYGYIPLHQQPLVWGVSKKVKLTQRADNQVLLYWATKQGE; via the coding sequence ATGTCGGTACGTTGGAGTTTGTTTGCGGCGACTGCCGTCGCGCTGGTCGCCCTTGCCTTGCCGGCATCGGCCCAGACACTGAAATATGCCAATCAGGGCGAGCTGAAGTCGCTGGATCCGTACACGCTGAAGGAAACCACGACGATCGCACACCACGCGCACGTCTACGAAGGCCTCACCGCGCGCGACAAGGACCTCAAGATCATCCCGGCGCTGGCGGAAAGCTGGGAGACGCTGAGCCCGACCAAATGGCGCTTCCACCTGCGCAAGGGCGTGAAATTCCACAACGGCGATCCGTTCACCGCCGACGACGTGCTGTTCTCCGCCGACCGCGTCCGCGCCAAGGGCTCCAATTTCCTCAGCAACGTCCCGGCCGACGCCAAGTTCACCAAGGTCGACGACTACACGGTCGACGTGACGCTGGACTCGCCCAATCCCATCCTGACCTCGCAATGGGATAGCTGGTACATCATGGACAAGAAGTGGTGCGAGGAGAACAACGCCGTCGCACCGACGCCTGCCTCCGCGACCACGCCGAGCTACGCGGCGCTGCACGAGAACGGCACCGGCCCCTTCACGATCGAGAGCCATCAGCCCGGCGTGAAGACCGTGTTCAAGGCGTTTCCAGGCTATTGGCGCAAGCCCGAGCATAATCTCCAGGAGATCATCTTCACCCCGATCGGCTCCGACGCCACCCGCGTTGCCGCGCTGCTCTCGGGCGAGGTCGATGTCATCGAGCCGGTTCCGCTGCAGGACATCCAGCGCGTCAATTCCAGCGGCGTCGCCACCGTCATGACCGCGCCGGAGATCCGCACCATCTTCATCGGCATGGACATGGCGCGCGACGAGCTGCTGTACTCCAACGTCAAGGGCAAGAATCCGTTTAAGGACATCAAGGTCCGCGAAGCCTTCTACAAGACGATCGACGTCGATCTGATCAAGACCCGCGTCATGCGCGGCATGTCGACGCCCTCGACGCTGATGATCGCGCCCGAACTCTATCCGCTGTCGAAGGAGTTCACGCGGCCGAAGCTCGATCCCGATGGCGCCAAGAAGCTGCTGGCCGAGGCCGGCTATCCGAACGGCTTCGAAGTCACGATGGATTGCCCGAACGACCGCTACGTCAACGACGCTGCGATCTGCCAGGCGGTGGTCGGCATGCTGGCCCGCATCGGCGTCAAGGTGAACCTGCTGGCGCAGCCGAAGGCACAGTATTTCGCCAAGGTGCTGAAGCCCGGCGGCTACCAGACCTCGTTGTTCATGCTGGGCTGGACGCCTGCGACCTCGGATTCCCACAACGTGCTGCACGACATCCTCGGCTGCCGTGACGATCCGAAGGACTCCACCCGAGGCGAAGCCAATCTCGGCGGCTACTGCAACAAGGAAGTCGACGCGCTCGCCGACAAGGTTCTGGTCGAGACTGACACTGCCAAGCGCGACCAGTTGATCAAGCAGGCCTACGAGATCGTCATCAAGGATTACGGCTACATTCCGCTGCATCAGCAACCGCTGGTGTGGGGCGTGTCGAAAAAGGTCAAATTGACCCAGCGCGCGGACAATCAGGTGCTGCTCTACTGGGCGACCAAACAAGGTGAATAG
- a CDS encoding WS/DGAT/MGAT family O-acyltransferase, with product MSDAKKLSSLDASFLYLETPEMPMHVGSMAIFRLPDGYKGDFFEEFKAMIASRLHIAPILKARLQKAPLDIDHPSWVEDDQFDIDRHIFRASLPAPHDRATLERIVGWMHAKLLNRARPLWEFYVFEGMKDNEIGLYSKMHHACIDGGAGAALTSMIYDLTPVPRQIDPPSAKKVAQEPRDIAANLIDAYQQLWTQPFEAAATAQKSLELPRSGKSDLGSILFDNAMFQIESAVKFAGSMPTMLKSLSDVVAKIADPRSRESLQAMSSPPTILNKAISSERSFAGTSISLSRAKALAKASGGKLNDVVLALASGVVRRYLISQGALPNKSLTAGVPISLREEGNAESNNQVFGMICSIATDVEDPKKRLETIIAQSTKSKEMSHPLRALVPQVSNISLLGAPILVQIMALLYSRSDLSNVLPPATNITVSNVPGPRQTLYAAGAELLHIFPVSISTHGIALNITVQSYRDQLDFGFIVGANIIPHVQVMCDMLPLEFDALEAAFAPPPADIKGAAE from the coding sequence ATGAGCGACGCCAAAAAGCTGTCCTCGCTGGACGCATCGTTTCTGTATCTGGAAACGCCGGAAATGCCGATGCATGTCGGCAGCATGGCGATCTTCCGGCTGCCCGACGGCTACAAGGGCGACTTCTTCGAGGAGTTCAAGGCGATGATCGCCTCGCGGCTGCACATTGCGCCGATCCTCAAGGCGCGCCTGCAGAAGGCGCCGCTCGACATCGATCACCCGTCCTGGGTCGAGGACGACCAGTTCGACATCGACCGCCACATCTTTCGCGCCAGCCTGCCTGCGCCGCACGACCGCGCGACGCTGGAGCGCATCGTCGGCTGGATGCACGCCAAGCTGTTGAACCGCGCCCGCCCGCTCTGGGAGTTCTACGTCTTCGAGGGCATGAAGGACAACGAGATCGGGCTCTATTCCAAGATGCACCACGCCTGCATCGACGGCGGCGCCGGCGCGGCGCTGACCAGCATGATCTACGACCTCACGCCGGTGCCGCGGCAGATCGATCCGCCGAGTGCCAAAAAGGTCGCGCAGGAGCCGCGCGACATCGCGGCCAATTTGATCGACGCCTATCAGCAGCTCTGGACCCAGCCGTTCGAAGCGGCCGCCACCGCGCAAAAGAGCCTGGAACTGCCGCGCTCCGGCAAGAGCGACCTCGGCTCGATCCTGTTCGACAATGCCATGTTCCAGATCGAGAGCGCGGTGAAGTTCGCGGGCTCCATGCCGACCATGCTCAAGAGCCTGTCCGACGTGGTCGCCAAGATCGCCGATCCCAGGTCGCGCGAGAGCCTGCAAGCGATGTCCTCGCCGCCGACCATCCTCAACAAGGCGATCTCGTCGGAGCGCAGCTTTGCCGGCACCTCGATCTCGCTGTCGCGCGCCAAGGCGCTGGCGAAAGCATCGGGCGGCAAGCTCAACGACGTCGTGCTGGCGCTCGCCTCGGGCGTGGTGCGGCGCTATCTGATCAGCCAGGGCGCGCTGCCGAACAAGTCGCTGACGGCAGGTGTGCCGATCTCGCTGCGCGAGGAAGGCAACGCCGAATCCAACAACCAGGTGTTCGGTATGATCTGCTCGATCGCGACCGACGTCGAGGATCCGAAGAAGCGGCTCGAAACCATCATCGCGCAGTCCACCAAGTCCAAGGAGATGTCGCATCCGCTGCGCGCCCTGGTGCCGCAGGTCTCCAACATCTCGCTGCTGGGCGCGCCGATCCTGGTGCAGATCATGGCGCTGCTCTACAGCCGATCCGACCTGTCCAATGTGCTGCCGCCAGCCACCAACATCACGGTGTCGAACGTGCCGGGTCCGCGGCAGACGCTGTACGCGGCTGGCGCAGAGCTGCTGCACATCTTCCCGGTCTCGATCTCGACCCACGGGATCGCGCTCAACATCACCGTGCAGAGCTACCGCGATCAGCTTGATTTCGGCTTCATCGTCGGTGCCAACATCATTCCGCATGTGCAGGTGATGTGCGACATGCTGCCGCTCGAATTCGATGCACTCGAGGCGGCGTTCGCGCCGCCGCCTGCCGACATCAAGGGCGCGGCCGAATAG
- a CDS encoding alpha/beta fold hydrolase: MLAEARGVLELNSSLLLSPLLMQAPKGDGHPVLALPGFLASDLSMAPMRRYLKELGYDAYAWNMGRNFGGISSRRTALRDLLKRVHEASGRKVSIIGWSLGGVYARDLASQMPELVRSIITLGSPFADDIRATNATRLYELLSGEGVDDIPEIRAAIAGDMPVPATSIYSRTDGIVNWRTSRVRPSVTAENIEVHLASHLGLGVNPAALWAIADRLAQPEGEFRHFDRSGPFAIAYGPAEQALS, from the coding sequence ATGCTGGCGGAAGCGCGCGGCGTGCTCGAGCTGAATTCGAGCCTGCTGCTGTCGCCCCTGCTGATGCAGGCGCCGAAGGGCGACGGTCATCCGGTGCTGGCGCTGCCCGGCTTCCTCGCCAGCGACCTTTCGATGGCGCCGATGCGGCGCTATCTGAAGGAGCTCGGCTATGACGCCTACGCCTGGAACATGGGCCGCAATTTCGGCGGGATCTCCAGCAGGCGGACTGCGCTGCGCGACCTGCTGAAGCGGGTCCATGAGGCGTCGGGGCGCAAGGTCTCGATCATCGGCTGGAGCCTCGGCGGCGTCTATGCGCGCGACCTGGCGTCGCAGATGCCTGAGCTGGTGCGCTCCATCATCACGCTGGGCAGCCCGTTCGCCGACGATATCCGCGCCACCAACGCGACCCGGCTGTACGAGCTGCTGTCCGGCGAGGGGGTGGACGATATTCCCGAGATTCGCGCGGCGATCGCCGGCGACATGCCGGTGCCGGCAACCTCGATCTATTCCCGCACCGACGGCATCGTGAATTGGCGGACCTCACGGGTACGGCCGTCGGTGACCGCCGAGAACATCGAGGTGCATTTGGCCAGCCATCTCGGCCTCGGCGTCAACCCCGCGGCGCTGTGGGCGATCGCGGACCGGCTGGCACAGCCGGAAGGGGAGTTCCGGCATTTTGACCGCTCGGGCCCCTTTGCCATTGCCTATGGGCCGGCAGAACAGGCACTATCCTAA
- a CDS encoding gamma-glutamyltransferase family protein — MSNVNPDPFTTRPEIEGTFGVVTSTHWIATAVGMAALEKGGNAFDAGVAAAFTLQVVEPHLNGPGGDVPLIVHDVKRGKTEVICGQGPAPAKATIAHYRSEGLEMVPGTGLLAACVPGTFETWMLLLRDYGTMKLRDVLEPAIAYARDGHPLVERASATIKTVEQLFREYWPTSAEVYLPDGEVPKPGTIFTNKKLAETYARILTEAESAGGDRVAQIERARQAWSKGFVADAIDRFCRTQEVMDVSGSPHRGVLSADDMARWQPTIEAPLTYDYGRYTVQKCGVWSQGPVMLQQLALLKGFELDGLDPAGPDFIHLQIEAAKLAYADRETFYGDPKFTEIPIETLLSDAYNNERRKLISKDKASLDFRPGSVTGFGGVVKLRHAEGHREAVGAMGAGEPTVGRFGEVRGDTVHFDIIDKAGNMISATPSGGWLQSSPVIPEIGFCLGSRAQMFWLEENHPASLAPGKRPRTTLSPTMALRDGEPYLSWGSPGGDQQDQWITQFFLRHVHARLNLQEAIDAPAWHSEHFPISFWPRTSRPGVLVLENRVPKSTIDELKRRGHVVEIGPDWSEGRLTAASKVGPRRRAAANPRGMQGYAAGR, encoded by the coding sequence ATGAGCAACGTCAATCCCGATCCGTTCACCACAAGGCCCGAGATCGAAGGCACTTTCGGCGTCGTCACCTCGACCCACTGGATCGCGACCGCCGTCGGCATGGCGGCGTTGGAGAAAGGCGGCAACGCATTCGACGCCGGCGTTGCGGCGGCGTTCACGTTGCAGGTGGTCGAGCCGCATCTGAACGGCCCCGGCGGCGACGTCCCGCTCATCGTGCACGACGTCAAGCGCGGCAAAACCGAAGTGATCTGCGGCCAGGGACCGGCGCCGGCGAAAGCGACGATCGCGCATTATCGCAGCGAAGGCCTCGAAATGGTGCCCGGCACCGGCCTGCTCGCGGCCTGCGTGCCCGGCACGTTCGAAACCTGGATGCTGCTGCTGCGCGACTACGGCACGATGAAGCTGCGCGACGTGCTGGAGCCGGCGATCGCCTATGCCCGCGACGGCCATCCGCTGGTCGAGCGCGCCTCCGCCACCATCAAGACCGTCGAGCAGTTGTTCCGGGAATACTGGCCGACGTCGGCCGAGGTCTATCTGCCTGATGGCGAGGTGCCGAAACCCGGCACCATCTTCACCAACAAGAAGCTCGCGGAGACCTACGCACGCATCCTGACCGAGGCGGAGAGCGCAGGCGGCGACCGCGTGGCGCAGATCGAGCGCGCGCGGCAGGCCTGGTCAAAGGGCTTCGTCGCCGACGCGATCGACAGATTCTGCCGCACCCAGGAGGTGATGGACGTCTCCGGCTCGCCGCATCGCGGCGTGCTGTCGGCCGACGACATGGCGCGCTGGCAGCCGACCATCGAGGCGCCGCTGACCTACGACTACGGCCGCTACACCGTGCAGAAGTGCGGCGTCTGGAGCCAGGGTCCGGTGATGCTGCAGCAGCTCGCGCTGCTGAAGGGTTTTGAGCTCGACGGGCTCGATCCCGCGGGCCCCGACTTCATCCATCTGCAGATCGAAGCCGCCAAGCTTGCCTATGCCGATCGCGAGACGTTCTACGGCGATCCCAAGTTCACTGAGATCCCGATCGAAACGCTGCTGTCCGATGCCTACAACAACGAACGCCGCAAGCTGATCTCGAAGGACAAGGCGTCGCTCGACTTCCGCCCCGGCTCGGTCACAGGCTTCGGCGGCGTCGTGAAGCTGCGACACGCCGAAGGGCATCGCGAGGCGGTCGGCGCCATGGGCGCGGGCGAGCCGACGGTCGGCCGGTTCGGCGAGGTGCGCGGCGACACCGTGCATTTCGACATCATCGACAAGGCCGGCAACATGATCTCGGCGACGCCGTCCGGCGGCTGGCTGCAATCCTCGCCGGTGATTCCCGAGATCGGCTTCTGCCTCGGCAGCCGCGCCCAGATGTTCTGGCTGGAGGAGAACCACCCTGCCTCGCTGGCGCCGGGCAAGCGGCCGCGCACCACGCTGTCGCCGACCATGGCGCTGCGCGACGGCGAGCCGTATCTCTCCTGGGGCTCGCCGGGCGGCGACCAGCAGGATCAGTGGATCACGCAGTTCTTCCTGCGCCATGTCCACGCCAGACTCAATCTACAGGAGGCGATCGACGCGCCGGCCTGGCACTCCGAGCATTTCCCGATCTCGTTCTGGCCGCGCACCTCGCGCCCCGGCGTGCTGGTGCTGGAAAATCGGGTGCCGAAATCGACCATCGACGAGTTGAAGCGCCGCGGCCATGTGGTGGAGATTGGCCCGGATTGGTCGGAAGGCCGCCTCACCGCGGCCTCGAAGGTCGGCCCGCGCCGCCGCGCCGCCGCCAACCCGCGCGGCATGCAGGGTTACGCGGCGGGCCGCTAG
- a CDS encoding DUF6489 family protein — protein sequence MKVNVEIDCTPLEARQFFGLPDVAPMQNAVMDRLQQQMLSNIDKVSPEALLQSWFTFDPKLAERFQDMFVAMAGFGGGAGKKDKK from the coding sequence ATGAAGGTCAACGTCGAGATAGATTGTACGCCCCTTGAAGCGCGGCAGTTCTTCGGCCTGCCGGACGTGGCACCGATGCAGAACGCGGTGATGGACAGGCTGCAACAGCAGATGCTGTCGAACATCGACAAGGTTTCGCCGGAAGCGTTGCTGCAAAGCTGGTTCACCTTCGATCCCAAGCTCGCCGAGCGCTTCCAGGACATGTTCGTGGCGATGGCCGGCTTCGGCGGCGGCGCGGGCAAGAAGGACAAGAAATAG